In the Acomys russatus chromosome 13, mAcoRus1.1, whole genome shotgun sequence genome, one interval contains:
- the LOC127196964 gene encoding 60S acidic ribosomal protein P0-like, which produces MMPREDRATWKSNYFLKIIQLLDDYPKCFIVGADNVGSKRMQQIRTSLQGKAVVLMGKNTMMRKAIRGHLENNPTLEKLLPHIRGIVGFVCTKEDLTENRDMLLANKVPAAACAGAIAPCEVTVPAQNTGLGPEKTSFFQALGITTKISRGTIEILSDVQLTKTGDRTLHSRFLEGIRNVASVCLQIGYPTVASVPHSIINGYKRVLDPSAFVVAAPVAAATTAAPAAAAPARAEAKEESEESDGDLGFGLFD; this is translated from the exons ATGATGCCCAGGGAAGACAGGGCGACCTGGAAGTCCAACTACTTCCTTAAGATCATCCAACTTTTGGATGATTACCCAAAATGTTTCATTGTGGGAGCAGACAATGTGGGCTCCAAACGGATGCAGCAGATCCGCACGTCCCTGCAAGGGAAGGCTGTGGTGCTGATGGGCAAGAACACCATGATGCGCAAGGCCATCAGGGGCCACCTGGAAAACAACCCCACTCTGGAAAAGCTGCTGCCTCACATCCGGGGGATTGTGGGCTTTGTGTGCACCAAGGAGGACCTCACTGAGAATAGGGACATGCTGCTGGCCAATAAGGTGCCCGCGGCTGCCTGTGCTGGCGCCATCGCCCCCTGTGAGGTCACTGTGCCAGCCCAGAACACAGGTCTGGGGCCTGAGAAGACCTCGTTCTTCCAGGCTTTGGGCATCACCACTAAAATCTCTAGAGGCACCATTGAAATTCTGAGTGATGTGCAGCTGACAAAAACcggagacagg ACTCTGCACTCTCGTTTCCTAGAGGGTATCCGAAATGTTGCCAGTGTCTGTCTGCAGATTGGTTACCCAACTGTTGCCTCGGTGCCACACTCTATCATCAATGGGTACAAGAGGGTCCTGG ATCCATCTGCATTTGTGGTTGCTGCCCCTGTGGCtgcagccaccactgctgctcctgctgctgcagccccCGCCAGGGCTGAAGCCAAAGAAGAGTCTGAGGAATCAGATGGGGATCTGGGATTTGGTCTCTTTGACTAA